CTAAACGTGGCTGCCCTCGATGCACTGCGTGCCCGCCGGGCCGACGATTGTCCCGTAGCGCACGCCGCGCGGCAGGTCGATCCGGTCGCCGGATTTGAGGGTCACACGCTGTTTGCCGTCAGGGAAAATCAGTTCGAGGGTGCCTTGAATGCAGTAGAGCGTTTTGTGGTAGCCGTGGCTGCGAACCGGGTAGCGAAAGTTGGGGGTGTTGGACCACACGTAAGGGCGCAGGCCTTCATCGCGCATTTGACGGGTTATGTTTTCCAACGTCGGATGCTGCCCGCCGCGCCACCGTATGATCTGAATAGGATTGATCGTTCCAACTGACATACCGGTTACTACTACCTCCACGTTGTTGTATATCCGGACGTTAGAGTGTGTGGGATGATACTCACGTTAACAACATTTTACAAGTGTTAACTGTCGCGAGTTGTTTGAATCTACTAACGCCTGTCGAAAATAGGCCGATCAGCATGGGCCGGTTGGACGACTGTCATGGGCTGCCGTGGCGGCAAGGTCTAGGAGCAGCGCGCGTTCTGCCTCCGGGCTGCCGATCTCGCCGTCCAGCCATGCCTGCCGCAGACGGCGCAGCAGCGTGCCATAGGCGGGGCCGGGCTTGAGGCCGGTAAGCGCGCCGACCGCACGCCCGTCGACGGTGGGCCGGACGAACTGCCACGTGCACGCGAACTGCTCGACGGCATGGCGCGCCTGGGCGGTGGGTGCGGCAGCCCACGCTGCCAGCCAACCGACCTCGTCCAGCGGTTCGAGCAGGGCGACGACCGCGCTCGGCGGCAGCGGATCGCTCAGTGCGGGCAGGTGCTCGATAGCGGCGTGTGCGTCATGGATGTGGTCGAGGTACAGGCGCTTGAACATCAGACGCTGGCCGACACGCTCGATCTCGGGCTGCGGCAGGCGGCCCACCAGCAGCGCGACCGCCGTGAGCATCCAGTTATCGAAGGTTGCCAGGGACGGCCACGGCTGTCGTTCGCGAGCGTAGCGCAGGGCGTAAAACGTGGCGCGTACCCACTCGTCGACTACGAGATTCGGGTGAATTTGCGGCAGAATGCCCAAACGCTCCAGGCGGACGAGCGGACGCAGCGGCTCGGCTTCGGCCAGGATCAGGGCCAGCTCGTGGCGGATGCGGTCGCCGCTGACCCGGTCGAGCAACGGCAGCGCGCCCCGGATCAGCTCTGCCGTGCGCGGCTCGATGGAGAAGCCCAGGCGCTGTTCCAGGCGCACGGCGCGCAGCATGCGCGTCGGATCGTCGATGAAGCTCAGGCTGTGCAGCACGCGGATGATCCCGTCGCGCAGATCCTGTTCCCCGCCGTAGAAGTCGAGCAGGTCCCCGAACGGCTCCGGCGCAAGCCGGATCGCCAGCGTGTTGATGGTGAAGTCACGGCGGTAGAGGTCCGGCTTGATCGAGCTGCGCTGAACGGTGGGCAGGGCGGTCGGCTCCTCGTAATACTCCATGCGTGCCGAGACGAAATCGACCGAGGCGGGCCAGCCCGCGCCGCCCGGATCGACGTCCAGCCGGGCCGCGACCGCCTCGTCGAGCATCCACTTGGCCGTACCGAACTGCGCATGGCTGCGCATGTCGCCGCCGTAGGTCTGCTGGATGCTGCGCACCAGCTCGATCGCGTCACCCTCGACTACGAAGTCGATGTCCACATTCGGCTGGCCGAGCAGCAGGTCGCGCACGAAGCCGCCGACCACGTACAGGCCCACGCGCTGGGTCTGCGCCTGGTGCGCGATGACCTGCACCAGCGTCCAGACGCCACCGGGCAGCACCTCGCGCAGCTTGCGCACGATCTCCGTGCGGCGCTGGTCGTCGGGGGGATGGCCCCACATCTTGATCAGGTCGGTGCGCGTGACGATACCGATCAGCTTGTCGCGTTCGTCCACGACCGGGATCTGGCCCCAGCCGGACCGCATCATGCGCTGCTGCAAGACCTCGATGGAGTCCTCGGCGCGCACGGTGATCTGTCCGGCCTCCATGATGTGGCGCACAGGCTGCCGCCCCATGCCATGACTCATGGCGCGGTCTACGGCGCGGCGCGTGAGCAGCCCGGCCAGCCGCCCACGTTCCAGCACGGGAAAGCCCTCGTAGCCGGTACGCTGCATGCGGGCCGCCGCGTTTTCGACGCGCTCCCCGGCGTCGATGGTCTGCGCGCCCAGGGACATCAGTGCGCTGACCCGCACCGAAGCGGTGACCACCTGCGGCAGCAGGCCGAGCAGCTCCCGGCGCACGTCGGGCAGCATCCGCGCGCGGATCAGCGCCGCCGCCGCACGGCTGTGGCCGCCGCCGCCGAAGTGTGTTGCGATGCGCGACACGTCAATGTCGTCGGTGGTGCCGCGCGCCACGAGTTGAATGTCCCCGTCGAGCGCGACCAGCACGAACACCGCACTTGGGTCGTACAACTCGCGCAGCTTGTGGGCCAGCGTGGCGATCTCGTCCACTGGCGTGACGGTCTCGGCGCAGGCGATGACGATCGCGTGGCCGTTGACCGTATGCGTCTCAGCGTGCTCGACCAGTGCTTCGTAGAGCACGCGCTGCGCCGGCACGAGCGGATGTTGCAAGAAGTCGCGCACGGCGTCCAGGTCCGCGCCCAGGTCCAGCAGCCACGCCGAACAGCGGATGTCGCGCGGGGTGGTCGTGCCGTAAAGCAGCGATCCCGTGTCCTCGTAGATGCCGAGCATCAACAGAGTTGCTTCCAGCGGTTCCAGCCCGACGTTTTGGGTGTGAAGCTGCTCGACCAGCAGCGTTGTCGTCGCGCCAACCAGATCGCCGCTGAACTGCTGGTGCTCGGCCAGATCGCGCGTGAGCGGATGATGGTCGATGAACAGCAGTGGCGTGTCAGGGTGCATGCCGCGCACGGTCGAAAAGCCCTGCGTATCGACCACCGTCACGCGCTCGACCGGCTGGCCGCGCTTGAGATCGTCCGGCTGTACGAACGCGAACATGCCCGCGTAGAGGTTGAGGAAGTGCGCCACGTTGCGGTTGACGCGGCGCGGCAGGACAGGTACCGCGCCCGGCGTCAGACGATGCGCCGCCCATAGGGAGGCTACCGCGTCAAAGTCGGCGTTATCGTGCGTGAGGATCAGGTTCACAGGATGACTGCAATTCTTTCGGTGCGCGCGCCTATCCCAGGGCTTCCCACACGGCGAGCTTGGCCCGCACGCGCCGGATCACCTCGTCGGTGAACTCGGTGGTGGTGGCGTGCCCCCCCAGATCAGCGGTGCGGATGCCGTCGTAGACCGTTTCCAGCGCGGACTCGCGGATCGCGCGCGACAGGCGCTGAGCCGGTTCAGTATCCATGTAGTTTACCAGCGATGCGCCTGCCAGGATCATGGCCATCGGGTTGGCGATGTTCTTACCCAGCAGAGACGGCGCGGTGCCGTGCGGCGCTTCAGCGATCAGCGCGCGAATTTCCAGGTCGTCGCCGAAGCTCAGCACCATCGACTCAGCCCCGGCGATCGTGCCGAACATCTTCAGCACCAGATCGCTCATGCTGTCACCGTCGCGGTTGAGCGTGGGGATCGCCAGGCTCTCGCCGGTTGTCTCCAGCAGCAGGGCGTAAGTCGCGTCGATCAGCTGCGGATCGTAGCGCACGGATGGGTGGCGCAGCGCGGCGGCATCCAGTTCTTCCTTGAACATGCCCTCATAGATCGGGCTGACGGTGTACTTGGGGCCGCCGAAGACCTTCGAGCCGGTGCGCTCGGCGTAGCGGAAGCTGTACTCCGCGACGATGCGGCACGTCTTGCGCGTGGTTTTTTCGGTGCGGTAGGCGATTTCGTCCAGGCCCTCGCCCTCGCGCCATTCTTTGGCCCCGTAAGCGCCATCGACCGCCATGCGAATCACGGCAATTGGCGCGTGTACGCCCGCGACCGGCTGCATGGGCGGGATGCGCCGTCCGACGCGCAGGATCACCTGGGCGTCGATGGCCTCGCGCAGGATCGCGTTGGGACTGCCCACATCATCGGGATTACCGGGCGTGATCGTCGCCGCTTTGATGCCAAACTTATTGTTGACGACTGCCTCCGCCGCATCCAGGACTACTTGGTTCTTGGTCACCCGGCGGTTTTCGAGCGACAGGTCGTACGTTTTGATGTCAACGCCCATCGGGCGGACGAACGGCTCCAGCACGCGCAGCGCTTCGACCAGCAGTTCCTGTCCGGTTTGGTCGCCTTGCAAAACAACAATCGTGCGATTCACGGGTGACCCTGTCCTTTCCGTAGTGGATGGCGTTGTAGCGTTAACTTTAGTTCGACGTGTTTCTGATGCTCGCTATAGGTAATTGTCGCTTTAGAGCCGTCTCAATCCCAAGTCGCCGGGCAAATCGGTGGCCTGAGGGATTAAACCAACAGGTGATCGAGCCGGTGCGCCGCCTCGACGCTGCTGCCCGGCGCGAACTGGGCCTTGAACCACTCGACGGAGTCCTGCCGGGTGGCGTCGCTGGCGTCCGGCGCGAAGACGCGCTCCGCGAAGGCGGCCAGATCCTCCATCGCTCGCGCATAGCGATAGAAGGCCATCACAAGCAGATCGATCTCGGTGGGGCCATATCCCTCGAAGAACAGCGACTCCGTACGTTCCTCGGCTACGAAGCCGCCGACCGTTACGAACATCAGGTCGCGCTCCCTAGGGGCCAGCACTGCTTCGTCCCAATCGACGATGAACACCTGCTCCTGCGCGTCGATCAGCACGTTTGCCAGATGGATGTCGGCGTGACACGGCACGAGGGGCAGGGTTTTGTCGTGAAGCTGTTCGCCCAACCGTGTCGTACGCTCGATGATCGCGCCGATCTCGTCGTAGTGCGCTCGCCAAAAGGCGGCCAACTCGCGCTCAAACGGGTTACTGGCGGTCTGGTCTCGGATATCCGCGTGCAACGCGCGAATGAGCGCCATCCACTTCGGATGCGGTACGAACGTCTCCTGCGGCATCTGACGCAGCAGGTCGGGCGGGAGCTGTGTGGCGTGCAGTTGTTTCAGCGCCGCGCCAAGCGTCTTCCACTGCGCGTCCGACAGGCCGGTGTTCCAGGCGTTCGTGCCATCGACGTACGGGTACAGGATCAGCGTGAAGTCCTCGACCGTGCCCCAGGGCGCTCCGGCGCGCGTCAGGATCGGCGCGACGACCTGTTCCATTCCCTGCGCGCCGAGGTAATGCGGCAGCAAGACGCTGAGCGCCTGGGCTGGCTCACGCCGGATCTTCAGGAAATAACACTGCTCCCCCGCCTGCGCCCGGTAAACCCCGGCAGCCGAATCGTATCCGAGCGGCAGAAATTCCAGCGCGCTCACGGCCAGACCATAATCCGCGCTCAAGGAGGCGATGATTTTTTGGTTTTCGAGGCGGGGTTTGTCCAGCATGACGATCCTTGCGTGTCTGCGGCTGAGCGCTGCGAATATCGGCATTCTATAAGTTTAGCGACCGTGAGGCACGGCTTCCAAGTCGATCAGCCGATCCACTCCACCAGCAGCCACACGAGCGCCGCGACGTTCGCCGCGATGAAGAAGCTCCATTGGATGCGCCCGCTGAGGTCGATGGCCTCGGTGCCGCGCATGTCGGTGCGGGGCCGGAAGCGCCACAGCAGCGGCAGCAGCGCCAGCGGCACGAGCGCCAGCCACAGCGGCCACAGGCCCATGATCACTGTTGCCAGCAGGCAAAGCGCCGCCGCGCCGAGGGCGGCATACATCCAGCGCTGCGTGCCGCGCCGCCCCACGATGTTGGCCGTGTTGTGGAGCTTTGCAGCGCGATCCATATCGTAGTCGCGCACCTGATTGTAAAGCTGGCCGTAGGCCGAAATCAGCCCCAGGCCGAACGCCACCCACCACACGCGGCCCGGTGTGGTGTCGTAGGCGAAGTAGCCGGCCAGGAATAGCAGGGTGCTGAGCATCAGCGCGTGCGAGATCACGTCCACCACCGGCAGCGCCTTGAGCCGCACGCCGCGCCACGAATAGAGGACTGCCAGCGCCAGCGTGAGCGCTCCGATCCAGAAGGCGGCAGTGCTGGCGGAGGCGTAGAGCAGCAGCGCGATTGCACCGAGCACCCACGCAGCGATCCAGCCGTCGCGCGCGGTGACCTCGCCGGACGTGACCGGATTGCGGGCGGCGCGGTGCATCTCGCGGGCGTCGTCAGGCGCGTCCTCGACATCGTTGACCATGAACGCGACCGTCACCGCCAGTAGCGCCGCCGCCGTGACCAGCAGCACGCGCGCATCCGGTGTGACGCCGGGCGCGTGGCGGGCGGCCATTGCCGCGCCGGTCAGCGTGGCGGGCAGTGTGAACAGGACGTGTTCCTGCCAGCGCGAGAGCTTCGCCAGCCCTTTGAGGCGCGTCTGTGCGCGGCGCGAGGTGTGGACCGATTCGATCACGGCAGGGTTCCCGAAGGCCAGTAACGATGCGAGTCAGTGTACCGTGAGCGTCGGGTGCTCGCTAGTGGGGCGAATGGGCTGAATCGGGATGTCTTTGCTAGGGTCTGAATAAGAGACGTACTGTGAGATAGGAGGAAAAAATGGCCAAACGAGTAGAAGTGAATGACGCAGCGGTGAAGCATGCCAGGCAACTGATCCGGGACGGGAAAATCGATAAGGAATCGGATTGGAGCGAGGCGCAGCCTTCGGCCAGCAAAGAAAATGCGTTCCTTGAGAAGCACGACATGAAAGAATATGGGGAATGGTACCTGGGTCTCGTGCCCGGTGAGGACGACGACAACAAGGGGCACTATTCCTTCCCGTATGGCGACTTCAAGCAGGTGCACCGCGATGGCGTGATCGCCGCCAGGCAGCGCGCCGCGCAGAACCACCATCCCGCCGTGGAGAAGGCCGCCGGCGAGCTGCTGGAACTGATCGACAAGAAAACCGGCAACAACGGTAAGTAGTTGCTATATCCTGACTGACGCAAAACTGCCGGAGCACATCGCGTGTTCCGGCAGTTTTTGTTTGCCTCAGAATGCAGAGCAGGCGGCGCGGCGATCAGCTTTCGACTGGCTCCGTTAGCGCCGGTTCGCTCAGCGCGGCGTCGTGGTGGGCCAGCTCGCGGCTGAACTGCGTGTCGTAGAGCTGCGCGTACAGCCCGCCGAGCGCCAGCAGTTCCTCGTGCGTGCCCTGCTCGACGATGCGGCCCCGGTCCATAACCAGGATCTTGTCGGCGGCCAGGATGGTGCTGAGGCGGTGCGCGATTACGATGCTGGTGCGTCCGGCCATGACCGTCTTCAGCGCGTCCTGGATCAATGCCTCGGACTGGCTGTCCAGGTGGCTGGTCGCCTCGTCCAGCACCAGGATGCGCGGGTCCTTGAGGATCACGCGGGCGATGGCGATGCGCTGCTTTTCGCCGCCGCTCAGGCGGTAGCCGCGCTCCCCGACGACCGTCTCATAGCCCTTCGGCAAGCCCATGATAAAGTCGTGGATGTTCGCCGCGCGGCACGCTGCTTCGATCTCTGCCTGGGTTGCGTCGAGCCGGGCGTAGATCAGGTTGGTGCGGATCGTGTCGTGGAACAGGTGCGTTTCCTGCGTCACGGTGCCGATCTGCGTCGCCAGCGAGTCGAGCATCACGTCGCGCAGATCCCAGCCGTCGATGCGGATGCTGCCCGCGTTGGGGTCGTACAGACGCGGGATCAGATAGGTCAGCGTCGTTTTGCCCGCGCCGCTCGGCCCGACCAGCGCGACGAGCTGGCCCGGCTGGATGTGGAACGAGACGTTTTCCAGCGCCATCTCGCGCGCCTGGTGGTGCGCCGCGCCGTTTTCGTCCGGCTGCGGGGTCGCGCCGTTGCCATTGGCCGCTGGCTTGCCTTTGGTCTTCGGACTGCCGGACAGCACCGCTTCGATCGAATCCTGCCCGTAGCGCTTCACACTACTGAGCAGGTTCGCCTCGTCGGCGCGATAGGCGAACGAGACGTCGTCGAACTCGACTTCGCCGCGCACGTCCGTCAATCCGTGTGCGTCCGGCTTCTCCTGAATGTCCATTGGCAGATCGAGCACCTCGAACACGCGCTCGAAGCTGACCAGCGACGTGGCGATCTCGACCGGCGCGCTCGACAGCGAGTGCAGCAGGCCGTAGAGCTGCGTCAGGTACGCGCTGAATGCGACGATGGTGCCGATGGTAAACACACCCTTCAGCACGAAGTAGCCACCCAGCCAGTACACGAGTGCCGTGCCCACGGCGGCCAGCAGGCTCATCAGCACGTAGAACTGCGTCATGATCACCGCCCGCCGTACGCCGACATCGCGCACTGCCGCCGCACGCTCGCGGAAGCGGTCGGTTTCGGTGTCCTTGCGCCCGAACAGCTTGACCAGCAGCACGCCGCCGATGTTGAGCGTCTCGTTCATCATAGCGTTCATGGCTGCGTTGAAGGACATGCCGTCGCGGATGACCTTGCGCAGCATCAGGCTGGATTTGCGTGAGAGCGGCACGAACAGCGGCACGATCAGGATGCCGAGCGCGGTCAGACGCCATTCGAGCGCAAACATCACGCCCAGGATGGCAACGGTCTGCACAATGTTG
This sequence is a window from Aggregatilinea lenta. Protein-coding genes within it:
- a CDS encoding phosphotransferase enzyme family protein; the protein is MLDKPRLENQKIIASLSADYGLAVSALEFLPLGYDSAAGVYRAQAGEQCYFLKIRREPAQALSVLLPHYLGAQGMEQVVAPILTRAGAPWGTVEDFTLILYPYVDGTNAWNTGLSDAQWKTLGAALKQLHATQLPPDLLRQMPQETFVPHPKWMALIRALHADIRDQTASNPFERELAAFWRAHYDEIGAIIERTTRLGEQLHDKTLPLVPCHADIHLANVLIDAQEQVFIVDWDEAVLAPRERDLMFVTVGGFVAEERTESLFFEGYGPTEIDLLVMAFYRYARAMEDLAAFAERVFAPDASDATRQDSVEWFKAQFAPGSSVEAAHRLDHLLV
- a CDS encoding ABC transporter ATP-binding protein, whose protein sequence is MRGLSSNEGERVNLTWPLVKRVLRYGIPYRSKLIGLLFTILVTTAIGLARPLIFRDLIDNALPNEDMGRLNVLAVSLLIIALLGGAIQIFQRKWNASVGEGVIYDLRVDVYKHLQRMSIRFYTNTKTGELMSRLNNDVVEAQRAISQSTVEVLSNIVQTVAILGVMFALEWRLTALGILIVPLFVPLSRKSSLMLRKVIRDGMSFNAAMNAMMNETLNIGGVLLVKLFGRKDTETDRFRERAAAVRDVGVRRAVIMTQFYVLMSLLAAVGTALVYWLGGYFVLKGVFTIGTIVAFSAYLTQLYGLLHSLSSAPVEIATSLVSFERVFEVLDLPMDIQEKPDAHGLTDVRGEVEFDDVSFAYRADEANLLSSVKRYGQDSIEAVLSGSPKTKGKPAANGNGATPQPDENGAAHHQAREMALENVSFHIQPGQLVALVGPSGAGKTTLTYLIPRLYDPNAGSIRIDGWDLRDVMLDSLATQIGTVTQETHLFHDTIRTNLIYARLDATQAEIEAACRAANIHDFIMGLPKGYETVVGERGYRLSGGEKQRIAIARVILKDPRILVLDEATSHLDSQSEALIQDALKTVMAGRTSIVIAHRLSTILAADKILVMDRGRIVEQGTHEELLALGGLYAQLYDTQFSRELAHHDAALSEPALTEPVES
- a CDS encoding cupin, which encodes MSVGTINPIQIIRWRGGQHPTLENITRQMRDEGLRPYVWSNTPNFRYPVRSHGYHKTLYCIQGTLELIFPDGKQRVTLKSGDRIDLPRGVRYGTIVGPAGTQCIEGSHV
- a CDS encoding UbiA family prenyltransferase, whose protein sequence is MIESVHTSRRAQTRLKGLAKLSRWQEHVLFTLPATLTGAAMAARHAPGVTPDARVLLVTAAALLAVTVAFMVNDVEDAPDDAREMHRAARNPVTSGEVTARDGWIAAWVLGAIALLLYASASTAAFWIGALTLALAVLYSWRGVRLKALPVVDVISHALMLSTLLFLAGYFAYDTTPGRVWWVAFGLGLISAYGQLYNQVRDYDMDRAAKLHNTANIVGRRGTQRWMYAALGAAALCLLATVIMGLWPLWLALVPLALLPLLWRFRPRTDMRGTEAIDLSGRIQWSFFIAANVAALVWLLVEWIG
- a CDS encoding CBS domain-containing protein, with the protein product MNLILTHDNADFDAVASLWAAHRLTPGAVPVLPRRVNRNVAHFLNLYAGMFAFVQPDDLKRGQPVERVTVVDTQGFSTVRGMHPDTPLLFIDHHPLTRDLAEHQQFSGDLVGATTTLLVEQLHTQNVGLEPLEATLLMLGIYEDTGSLLYGTTTPRDIRCSAWLLDLGADLDAVRDFLQHPLVPAQRVLYEALVEHAETHTVNGHAIVIACAETVTPVDEIATLAHKLRELYDPSAVFVLVALDGDIQLVARGTTDDIDVSRIATHFGGGGHSRAAAALIRARMLPDVRRELLGLLPQVVTASVRVSALMSLGAQTIDAGERVENAAARMQRTGYEGFPVLERGRLAGLLTRRAVDRAMSHGMGRQPVRHIMEAGQITVRAEDSIEVLQQRMMRSGWGQIPVVDERDKLIGIVTRTDLIKMWGHPPDDQRRTEIVRKLREVLPGGVWTLVQVIAHQAQTQRVGLYVVGGFVRDLLLGQPNVDIDFVVEGDAIELVRSIQQTYGGDMRSHAQFGTAKWMLDEAVAARLDVDPGGAGWPASVDFVSARMEYYEEPTALPTVQRSSIKPDLYRRDFTINTLAIRLAPEPFGDLLDFYGGEQDLRDGIIRVLHSLSFIDDPTRMLRAVRLEQRLGFSIEPRTAELIRGALPLLDRVSGDRIRHELALILAEAEPLRPLVRLERLGILPQIHPNLVVDEWVRATFYALRYARERQPWPSLATFDNWMLTAVALLVGRLPQPEIERVGQRLMFKRLYLDHIHDAHAAIEHLPALSDPLPPSAVVALLEPLDEVGWLAAWAAAPTAQARHAVEQFACTWQFVRPTVDGRAVGALTGLKPGPAYGTLLRRLRQAWLDGEIGSPEAERALLLDLAATAAHDSRPTGPC
- a CDS encoding isocitrate/isopropylmalate family dehydrogenase: MNRTIVVLQGDQTGQELLVEALRVLEPFVRPMGVDIKTYDLSLENRRVTKNQVVLDAAEAVVNNKFGIKAATITPGNPDDVGSPNAILREAIDAQVILRVGRRIPPMQPVAGVHAPIAVIRMAVDGAYGAKEWREGEGLDEIAYRTEKTTRKTCRIVAEYSFRYAERTGSKVFGGPKYTVSPIYEGMFKEELDAAALRHPSVRYDPQLIDATYALLLETTGESLAIPTLNRDGDSMSDLVLKMFGTIAGAESMVLSFGDDLEIRALIAEAPHGTAPSLLGKNIANPMAMILAGASLVNYMDTEPAQRLSRAIRESALETVYDGIRTADLGGHATTTEFTDEVIRRVRAKLAVWEALG